A window from Bombus pascuorum chromosome 12, iyBomPasc1.1, whole genome shotgun sequence encodes these proteins:
- the LOC132912448 gene encoding zinc finger protein Xfin-like isoform X1, with the protein MESRERYQELCRLCASYDAVKMDIFGQEGKNRQLVDKIQACLPFKIAENDRLPKCLCYRCMYNLENFYDFRTACVNAVALLERCLSPSESNGDVTTILTCCNDSEYFEGRKSIPVLIPEAPIVNPNAALGTPPRLNSDGEADHETEEIDNSGTDEATVMDDSEDRHSEEYEMDMETNPSDFLEMTSIVAEEPEESGLKHHDVSSNLSEHTSQQHEVYVCSLCSKAFSSKGHLSLHARIHVGAGDVIGEKVLTDDHTSYKRPYQCDLCHKSYSTAKHRWGHVSTTHRGHPAVTCGYCSRIYSTRTNLEEHIKSRHAGLPAPTEVPLNNAYRPESRYQCNACGKVCTDAMELNLHGRICTEGPRLDLSGKNEISDNKVADSSEASSIGSDDDGKDYRSAEAKLAKNPQLTILKQALTKGDSLKRDFEDKFTTNCKPKKLPRTEHTDFQHTKKWYCESCPQCFSSVNDLKEHEATHDADKPFVCLLCKKDFFLKSSLSRHIQTLHGVDPCPMVESDKCLKKIVSHNWNESMDLDSYEGKTSSEFPLSPDTNAENEDDHESGQENLIEIETVFVCEICTRDFNDRASLWLHIRATHKEFAAFACGVCLKICADNTQLLNHVNMYHGGSKLLLSEQRRYSCTICGRQHDSRKKLIAHVSIHNVDPNYDPATFVQLNSNYYGETINGNETAEQMLDYEEDSDKVDCYICYKSFPNEDHLIRHQRNAHRSEQLVLAGDPLNPSSLNGGGNRAQYHLFFVCELCGSSHPSKWERWLHVSSSHSNEPAIKCDREDCGKIFATKSLRNEHIQHHAIQGSSPNTCEICGKLWGSRVDYWKHVMGVHSDTVPLICGVCLKVFPNVLQLSTHVRSKHWPLTNGDFSCDICGRPYSNKSKMSRHRKIHGFEENCENGAENSENKIDGRTRETELSCELCADLKFTSLEKLCNHRRIVHGLFPCDLCNKCYGRTSHLWKHVNRVHKGHEDVTCPYCMKTSASKDHLAAHISKIHRYEPDSRKDGKDNRQFKTEEVSLHYCEKCNKGFHKRYLLRRHMKGCQNYRKDPGALLTRCRACERIFKDRASLQKHIENHHSTYTCHLCNETITSKLGIMTHNRVKHMDHPDLTCNFGSCRKLFRTKEDLEAHRKDHKYHTTPNVCDFCGDTVENKLKLKMHVLSLHRNEIGVSCGVCLIPMKDPKELKSHVEEVHSSVLSRPNTCQVCGKQYASKWKAFDHTKKCHGKVFRTCKQCLAVFTEDSAIRDHYETIHNIPKDQLAAFEHRLDIGSKNEDFGIESPDIIVKEEPEDLEYEIDMCDEDSSDSKRRRSLTDTYDCEMCPEMFVNSDALSKHYRNMHNTDPERMFKRLKQDEQRRMRGKLNFSCKNCRRQFCTKTLYWNHVATCRRNIRKGEENLSLRNDMLSSQEEFLKNNNQIKKEEPTSDLNIPDFNLFEDINLQLSGQRPLPNLMPLTQRAKSSIKCSRKDSRKVYDESTNTECACEVCGKQWPAKKHLWQHLIRFHRAEAAVTCGVCLKLCKDYDDLAEHLKAAHEAILSTEGNNFTCKICGRYHNARSKLLLHTSIHIGHPGTSTWCPKCRKNITDEAAHSTTCNTKTEEGGQMKNNEKAEGGLIADDAIIEEVEEGDFESEAEEEEADTDESESGSSTEAEEEHETEDESRATGEITYNSESEDSEELDNLEIDEKNVEHYPSKHLPESKSTTETKKHDANLSDDDGPPVLSPMMPLLPENMSVEQPISHKLGPIVPLTEKDMRDLSEIRNRSSPKSMNLYEKRLSNNESPELESETFANRSDEDFEDTKNESDENTTEENEEENEDNEEIEENDGIELNEDEDVEPGDNEEIEKNGDSEQVEDNEDIEEMEENERNEGIDESEEHEENEDVEETDEENEEREENMQLDDLEGAVLMVTDGNQILIQQGILEDENENSNQEYVYSALRYSTEEDSDDARK; encoded by the exons ATGGAGTCCAGGGAACGCTACCAGGAGCTCTGCAGACTATGCGCATCCTACGACGCCGTCAAGATGGACATCTTCGGTCAAGAGGGCAAGAACAGACAGCTCGTTGACAAGATACAAGCTTGTCTGCCGTTTAAG atTGCAGAAAATGATCGACTACCAAAATGCCTCTGTTATCGGTGTATGtacaatttggaaaatttctatgattttAGAACAGCATGTGTTAATGCAGTGGCTCTCTTGGAAAGGTGTTTATCACCTTCAGAATcg AATGGAGATGTTACAACCATCTTGACGTGCTGTAATGATTCAGAGTATTTCGAAGGACGGAAAAGTATACCAGTGCTAATTCCAGAAGCTCCTATCGTAAATCCAAATGCCGCTTTAGGCACGCCACCCAGATTGAATTCTGATGGAGAGGCTGATCATGAGACAGAAGAAATTGATAACAGCGGGACAGACGAAG CAACAGTCATGGACGACTCTGAAGATCGTCATTCGGAGGAATATGAAATGGATATGGAGACAAATCCAAGCGATTTTTTGGAAATGACCTCGATAGTTGCAGAAGAACCTGAAGAATCAGGATTGAAACATCATGATGTTTCTAGTAACTTATCAGAG CATACATCTCAACAACATGAAGTTTATGTTTGTTCCTTGTGCAGCAAAGCATTTAGTTCAAAGGGTCATTTGTCCTTGCATGCACGCATTCACGTTGGTGCCGGTGATGTGATTGGTGAAAAAGTTCTTACGGATGATCATACATCATATAAAAGGCCCTATCAGTGTGATCTCTGTCATAAATCATACTCCACTGCAAAACATCGTTGGGGTCATGTATCTACAACTCatag AGGCCATCCGGCAGTGACATGCGGTTATTGTTCCCGTATCTACTCAACCAGAACAAATTTGGAAGAACATATAAAATCACGTCATGCCGGTCTTCCAGCACCTACGGAGGTTCCGCTGAACAATGCCTATCGGCCAGAAAGTAGATATCAATGCAATGCTTGCGGGAAGGTTTGCACGGATGCTATGGAATTGAATCTTCACGGTAGGATTTGTACCGAAGGACCGAGATTAGATCTTTCAGGAAAAAACGAGATTAGTGATAATAAAGTTGCGGATAGTTCAGAAGCTTCAAGTATTGGAAGTGATGACGATGGCAAAGATTATAG aagtGCGGAAGCTAAATTAGCGAAAAATCctcaattaacaattttaaaacaaGCATTAACGAAAGGAGATAGCCTTAAGCGAGATTTCGAAGACAAATTTACTACAAATTGCAAACCAAAAAAATTACCGAGAACAG AGCATACTGACTTTCAACATACTAAGAAATGGTATTGTGAATCGTGTCCTCAATGTTTTTCTTCAGTTAATGATTTAAAAGAACACGAAGCAACTCATGATGCGGATAAGCCATTTGTTTgtcttttatgtaaaaaagaCTTTTTTCTGAAATCTTCTTTAAGCAGGCATATTCAAACATTACATGGTGTCGATCCATGCCCTATGGTGGAAAGTGATAAGTGtctaaagaaaattgtttcgcaTAATTGGAACGAATCTATGGATCTCGATTCGTATGAGGGTAAAACCTCTTCTGAATTTCCATTGTCTCCAGAT ACAAATGCAGAAAATGAGGACGACCATGAGAGTGGACAAGAAAATCTCATTGAAATTGAAACTGTGTTTGTTTGTGAAATTTGTACTCGTGATTTTAATGACCGTGCGTCTCTTTGGCTTCATATTCGTGCTACTCACAAAGAATTTGCAGCATTTGCATGTGgtgtttgtttaaaaatttgtgcAGACAACACACAACTTTTGAACCATGTAAATATGTACCACGGCGGCTCGAAATTACTACTTTCTGAACAAAGAAG GTACAGTTGTACCATTTGTGGTAGGCAACATGATTccagaaaaaaattaattgctcATGTATCTATACATAATGTGGATCCAAATTATGATCCTGCTACCTTTGTTCAGTTAAACAGTAATTATTACGGAGAGACCATCAACGGTAACGAAACTGCAGAACAAATGCTTGACTACGAAGAGGATAGCGATAAAGTGGACtgttatatttgttacaaatCGTTTCCTAATGAAGATCATTTAATACGACATCAAAGAAATGCGCACAGA TCGGAACAATTAGTGCTAGCAGGAGATCCTTTAAATCCTTCGAGTTTAAATGGTGGTGGTAACAGAGCTCAATATCATCTCTTTTTCGTTTGTGAACTTTGTGGGAGTTCACATCCTAGTAAATGGGAACGTTGGCTACATGTTAGTTCGTCTCATAGCAATGAACCGGCCATAAAGTGTGATCGTGAAGATTGTGGTAAAATTTTTGCTACAAAATCTCTCAGAAACGAACATATTCAGCATCACGCGATTCAAGGTTCATCCCCAAATACTTGTGAAATTTGTGGTAAACTTTGGGGTAGTAGGGTTGATTATTGGAAGCATGTTATGGGCGTTCATTCGGATACTGTTCCATTAATTTGTGGTGTCTGCTTAAAAGTGTTTCCAAATGTTTTGCAACTGAGTACTCATGTAAGATCGAAACATTGGCCATTAACGAATGGTGACTTTAGCTGTGACATTTGTGGTAGGCCATATTCGAATAAATCTAAAATGTCCAGACATAGAAAGATCCATGGTTTCGAGGAAAACTGTGAAAATGGGGCTGAAAATAGCGAGAATAAAATAGACGGACGAACGAGGGAAACAGAATTAAGTTGCGAGCTTTGTGCAGATTTGAAGTTTACtagtttagaaaaattatgtaatcaTAGACGAATCGTTCATGGACTTTTCCCCTGCGATCTCTGTAATAAATGCTATGGACGAACATCACATTTATGGAAACATGTAAACAGAGTTCACAAAGGTCATGAAGATGTAACTTGCCCTTATTGTATGAAAACTAGTGCTTCAAAAGATCATTTAGCAGCAcacatttcaaaaattcatagATACGAGCCTGATTCTAGAAAAGATGGGAAAGATAATAGACAATTTAAGACCGAAGAAGTTAGTTTACATTATtgtgaaaaatgtaataaaggATTTCACAAGCGGTATCTATTGCGTAGGCATATGAAAGGATGTCAGAATTACAGGAAAGACCCTGGAGCATTATTAACGAGATGCAGAgcttgtgaaagaatatttaaagatcgTGCCAGTTTACAAAAGCATATCGAGAATCATCATAGTACATACACGTGTCATCTTTGTAATGAAACAATTACCTCAAAATTAGGCATTATGACACATAACAGGGTGAAGCATATGGATCATCCAGATTTAACTTGCAATTTTGGATCTTGTAGGAAATTATTCAGAACTAAAGAAGATTTAGAAGCCCATAGAAAAGATCACAA atATCATACCACTCCTAACGTTTGTGATTTCTGCGGTGATACCGTTGAAAATAAACTGAAGTTAAAAATGCACGTTTTATCTCTTCATCGCAATGAAATTGGCGTATCTTGCGGAGTGTGTTTAATACCAATGAAAGATCCGAAAGAACTTAAAAGTCACGTAGAAGAAGTTCATTCCAGTGTTCTTTCAAGACCCAATACGTGTCAAGTTTGTGGGAAACAATACGCTTCAAAATGGAAAGCGTTTGATCATACTAAAAAATGCCATGGAAAAGTATTTAGGACTTGCAAACAATGTCTAGCTGTTTTCACTGAAGATTCTGCAATCAGAGATCATTATGAAACAATACACAATATTCCCAAAGATCAACTTGCAGCATTTGAACATAGATTAGATATTGGGTCGAAAAACGAAGATTTTGGAATAGAG TCTCCTGATATAATAGTGAAAGAAGAACCAGAGGATTTAGAATATGAAATAGATATGTGTGATGAAGATTCTAGTGACTCGAAAAGGAGAAGGTCCTTAACGGATACCTACGATTGTGAAATGTGTCCAGAAATGTTTGTAAACAGCGATGCACTTTCAAAACATTATCGTAACATGCACAATACCGATCCAGAAAGAAtgtttaaaagattaaaacagGATGAACAGAGAAGAATGCGTGGTAAACTGAATTTCTCTTGCAAGAATTGTAGGCGACAATTTTGCACTAAAACATTATATTGGAACCATGTTGCGACTTGCAGACGAAATATACGAAAAGGA gaggaaaatttatctttacGAAATGACATGTTAAGTAGCCAAGaagaatttttgaagaataataatcaaattaaGAAAGAGGAGCCTACATcagatttaaatattcctgATTTCAATCTTTTCGAAGATATAAATCTTCAACTCTCTGGTCAGAGACCTCTCCCGAATCTTATGCCACTCACACAGAG GGCGAAATCTTCAATAAAATGTTCAAGAAAGGATTCCAGGAAAGTTTATGACGAATCAACAAATACAGAATGTGCTTGTGAAGTGTGTGGAAAACAATGGCCAGCAAAGAAACATTTATGGCAACATTTAATTCGTTTCCATCGAGCGGAAGCAGCAGTCACTTGCGGAGTATGTTTGAAACTTTGTAAAGATTATGATGATTTGGCAGAACATTTGAAAGCTGCACACGAAGCGATATTGTCAACtgaaggaaataattttacatgtaAAATTTGCGGCAG GTATCACAATGCTCGTAGTAAATTGTTATTACACACAAGTATTCACATCGGCCATCCAGGTACTAGTACTTGGTGTCCAAAATGTCGGAAAAATATTACCGATGAAGCTGCACATTCGACTACGTGTAATACGAAGACGGAAGAAGGAggacaaatgaaaaataatgaaaaagcaGAG GGAGGTCTAATAGCTGATGACGCGATAATTGAAGAAGTGGAAGAAGGGGATTTTGAATCtgaagcagaagaagaagaagcagataCGGATGAATCAGAAAGTGGTAGTAGTACCGAAGCCGAAGAAGAACATGAAACAGAAGACGAATCTAGAGCAACCGGAGAAATTACTTACAATTCAGAGAGCGAGGATTCAGAAGAACtggataatttagaaattgacGAAAAGAACGTGGAGCATTATCCTTCGAAACATCTTCCAGAATCCAAAAGTACTACAG AAACAAAGAAACACGATGCAAATTTATCGGATGATGATGGACCTCCCGTTCTCAGTCCCATGATGCCTCTGCTTCCTGAGAATATGTCTGTAGAACAGCCGATAAGTCATAAACTAGGCCCTATAGTTCCTCTAACTGAGAAAGACATGCGCGATTTATCAGAGATTCGAAATCGATCCTCCCCGAAATCTATGAATCTATATGAAAAACGGTTATCCAATAACGAATCTCCAGAGTTGGAATCTGAAACATTTGCAAATCGAAGCGATGAAGATTTTGAGGATACGAAAAACGAATCTGATGAAAACACCACCGAAGAAAATGAGGAAGAGAATGAGGATAATGAGGAGATTGAGGAAAACGATGGAATAGAATTAAACGAAGATGAAGATGTAGAACCTGGAGATAACGaggaaattgagaaaaatggGGACAGCGAACAGGTTGAAGATAACGAAGATattgaagaaatggaagagaATGAAAGGAACGAAGGAATCGACGAGTCGGAAGAAcacgaagaaaacgaagatgTTGAAGAGACAGACGAAGAAAATGAggagagagaggaaaacatGCAGTTGGATGATCTGGAAGGTGCTGTTCTAATGGTGACTGACGGGAATCAAATATTGATTCAACAAGGAATATTAGAAGACGAGAATGAGAATTCAAACCAAGAATATGTTTATTCCGCGCTTAGGTACAGTACAGAAGAGGACAGCGACGATGCAAGGAAATGA
- the LOC132912448 gene encoding zinc finger protein Xfin-like isoform X2, which yields MMFLVTYQSKAFSSKGHLSLHARIHVGAGDVIGEKVLTDDHTSYKRPYQCDLCHKSYSTAKHRWGHVSTTHRGHPAVTCGYCSRIYSTRTNLEEHIKSRHAGLPAPTEVPLNNAYRPESRYQCNACGKVCTDAMELNLHGRICTEGPRLDLSGKNEISDNKVADSSEASSIGSDDDGKDYRSAEAKLAKNPQLTILKQALTKGDSLKRDFEDKFTTNCKPKKLPRTEHTDFQHTKKWYCESCPQCFSSVNDLKEHEATHDADKPFVCLLCKKDFFLKSSLSRHIQTLHGVDPCPMVESDKCLKKIVSHNWNESMDLDSYEGKTSSEFPLSPDTNAENEDDHESGQENLIEIETVFVCEICTRDFNDRASLWLHIRATHKEFAAFACGVCLKICADNTQLLNHVNMYHGGSKLLLSEQRRYSCTICGRQHDSRKKLIAHVSIHNVDPNYDPATFVQLNSNYYGETINGNETAEQMLDYEEDSDKVDCYICYKSFPNEDHLIRHQRNAHRSEQLVLAGDPLNPSSLNGGGNRAQYHLFFVCELCGSSHPSKWERWLHVSSSHSNEPAIKCDREDCGKIFATKSLRNEHIQHHAIQGSSPNTCEICGKLWGSRVDYWKHVMGVHSDTVPLICGVCLKVFPNVLQLSTHVRSKHWPLTNGDFSCDICGRPYSNKSKMSRHRKIHGFEENCENGAENSENKIDGRTRETELSCELCADLKFTSLEKLCNHRRIVHGLFPCDLCNKCYGRTSHLWKHVNRVHKGHEDVTCPYCMKTSASKDHLAAHISKIHRYEPDSRKDGKDNRQFKTEEVSLHYCEKCNKGFHKRYLLRRHMKGCQNYRKDPGALLTRCRACERIFKDRASLQKHIENHHSTYTCHLCNETITSKLGIMTHNRVKHMDHPDLTCNFGSCRKLFRTKEDLEAHRKDHKYHTTPNVCDFCGDTVENKLKLKMHVLSLHRNEIGVSCGVCLIPMKDPKELKSHVEEVHSSVLSRPNTCQVCGKQYASKWKAFDHTKKCHGKVFRTCKQCLAVFTEDSAIRDHYETIHNIPKDQLAAFEHRLDIGSKNEDFGIESPDIIVKEEPEDLEYEIDMCDEDSSDSKRRRSLTDTYDCEMCPEMFVNSDALSKHYRNMHNTDPERMFKRLKQDEQRRMRGKLNFSCKNCRRQFCTKTLYWNHVATCRRNIRKGEENLSLRNDMLSSQEEFLKNNNQIKKEEPTSDLNIPDFNLFEDINLQLSGQRPLPNLMPLTQRAKSSIKCSRKDSRKVYDESTNTECACEVCGKQWPAKKHLWQHLIRFHRAEAAVTCGVCLKLCKDYDDLAEHLKAAHEAILSTEGNNFTCKICGRYHNARSKLLLHTSIHIGHPGTSTWCPKCRKNITDEAAHSTTCNTKTEEGGQMKNNEKAEGGLIADDAIIEEVEEGDFESEAEEEEADTDESESGSSTEAEEEHETEDESRATGEITYNSESEDSEELDNLEIDEKNVEHYPSKHLPESKSTTETKKHDANLSDDDGPPVLSPMMPLLPENMSVEQPISHKLGPIVPLTEKDMRDLSEIRNRSSPKSMNLYEKRLSNNESPELESETFANRSDEDFEDTKNESDENTTEENEEENEDNEEIEENDGIELNEDEDVEPGDNEEIEKNGDSEQVEDNEDIEEMEENERNEGIDESEEHEENEDVEETDEENEEREENMQLDDLEGAVLMVTDGNQILIQQGILEDENENSNQEYVYSALRYSTEEDSDDARK from the exons ATGATGTTTCTAGTAACTTATCAGAG CAAAGCATTTAGTTCAAAGGGTCATTTGTCCTTGCATGCACGCATTCACGTTGGTGCCGGTGATGTGATTGGTGAAAAAGTTCTTACGGATGATCATACATCATATAAAAGGCCCTATCAGTGTGATCTCTGTCATAAATCATACTCCACTGCAAAACATCGTTGGGGTCATGTATCTACAACTCatag AGGCCATCCGGCAGTGACATGCGGTTATTGTTCCCGTATCTACTCAACCAGAACAAATTTGGAAGAACATATAAAATCACGTCATGCCGGTCTTCCAGCACCTACGGAGGTTCCGCTGAACAATGCCTATCGGCCAGAAAGTAGATATCAATGCAATGCTTGCGGGAAGGTTTGCACGGATGCTATGGAATTGAATCTTCACGGTAGGATTTGTACCGAAGGACCGAGATTAGATCTTTCAGGAAAAAACGAGATTAGTGATAATAAAGTTGCGGATAGTTCAGAAGCTTCAAGTATTGGAAGTGATGACGATGGCAAAGATTATAG aagtGCGGAAGCTAAATTAGCGAAAAATCctcaattaacaattttaaaacaaGCATTAACGAAAGGAGATAGCCTTAAGCGAGATTTCGAAGACAAATTTACTACAAATTGCAAACCAAAAAAATTACCGAGAACAG AGCATACTGACTTTCAACATACTAAGAAATGGTATTGTGAATCGTGTCCTCAATGTTTTTCTTCAGTTAATGATTTAAAAGAACACGAAGCAACTCATGATGCGGATAAGCCATTTGTTTgtcttttatgtaaaaaagaCTTTTTTCTGAAATCTTCTTTAAGCAGGCATATTCAAACATTACATGGTGTCGATCCATGCCCTATGGTGGAAAGTGATAAGTGtctaaagaaaattgtttcgcaTAATTGGAACGAATCTATGGATCTCGATTCGTATGAGGGTAAAACCTCTTCTGAATTTCCATTGTCTCCAGAT ACAAATGCAGAAAATGAGGACGACCATGAGAGTGGACAAGAAAATCTCATTGAAATTGAAACTGTGTTTGTTTGTGAAATTTGTACTCGTGATTTTAATGACCGTGCGTCTCTTTGGCTTCATATTCGTGCTACTCACAAAGAATTTGCAGCATTTGCATGTGgtgtttgtttaaaaatttgtgcAGACAACACACAACTTTTGAACCATGTAAATATGTACCACGGCGGCTCGAAATTACTACTTTCTGAACAAAGAAG GTACAGTTGTACCATTTGTGGTAGGCAACATGATTccagaaaaaaattaattgctcATGTATCTATACATAATGTGGATCCAAATTATGATCCTGCTACCTTTGTTCAGTTAAACAGTAATTATTACGGAGAGACCATCAACGGTAACGAAACTGCAGAACAAATGCTTGACTACGAAGAGGATAGCGATAAAGTGGACtgttatatttgttacaaatCGTTTCCTAATGAAGATCATTTAATACGACATCAAAGAAATGCGCACAGA TCGGAACAATTAGTGCTAGCAGGAGATCCTTTAAATCCTTCGAGTTTAAATGGTGGTGGTAACAGAGCTCAATATCATCTCTTTTTCGTTTGTGAACTTTGTGGGAGTTCACATCCTAGTAAATGGGAACGTTGGCTACATGTTAGTTCGTCTCATAGCAATGAACCGGCCATAAAGTGTGATCGTGAAGATTGTGGTAAAATTTTTGCTACAAAATCTCTCAGAAACGAACATATTCAGCATCACGCGATTCAAGGTTCATCCCCAAATACTTGTGAAATTTGTGGTAAACTTTGGGGTAGTAGGGTTGATTATTGGAAGCATGTTATGGGCGTTCATTCGGATACTGTTCCATTAATTTGTGGTGTCTGCTTAAAAGTGTTTCCAAATGTTTTGCAACTGAGTACTCATGTAAGATCGAAACATTGGCCATTAACGAATGGTGACTTTAGCTGTGACATTTGTGGTAGGCCATATTCGAATAAATCTAAAATGTCCAGACATAGAAAGATCCATGGTTTCGAGGAAAACTGTGAAAATGGGGCTGAAAATAGCGAGAATAAAATAGACGGACGAACGAGGGAAACAGAATTAAGTTGCGAGCTTTGTGCAGATTTGAAGTTTACtagtttagaaaaattatgtaatcaTAGACGAATCGTTCATGGACTTTTCCCCTGCGATCTCTGTAATAAATGCTATGGACGAACATCACATTTATGGAAACATGTAAACAGAGTTCACAAAGGTCATGAAGATGTAACTTGCCCTTATTGTATGAAAACTAGTGCTTCAAAAGATCATTTAGCAGCAcacatttcaaaaattcatagATACGAGCCTGATTCTAGAAAAGATGGGAAAGATAATAGACAATTTAAGACCGAAGAAGTTAGTTTACATTATtgtgaaaaatgtaataaaggATTTCACAAGCGGTATCTATTGCGTAGGCATATGAAAGGATGTCAGAATTACAGGAAAGACCCTGGAGCATTATTAACGAGATGCAGAgcttgtgaaagaatatttaaagatcgTGCCAGTTTACAAAAGCATATCGAGAATCATCATAGTACATACACGTGTCATCTTTGTAATGAAACAATTACCTCAAAATTAGGCATTATGACACATAACAGGGTGAAGCATATGGATCATCCAGATTTAACTTGCAATTTTGGATCTTGTAGGAAATTATTCAGAACTAAAGAAGATTTAGAAGCCCATAGAAAAGATCACAA atATCATACCACTCCTAACGTTTGTGATTTCTGCGGTGATACCGTTGAAAATAAACTGAAGTTAAAAATGCACGTTTTATCTCTTCATCGCAATGAAATTGGCGTATCTTGCGGAGTGTGTTTAATACCAATGAAAGATCCGAAAGAACTTAAAAGTCACGTAGAAGAAGTTCATTCCAGTGTTCTTTCAAGACCCAATACGTGTCAAGTTTGTGGGAAACAATACGCTTCAAAATGGAAAGCGTTTGATCATACTAAAAAATGCCATGGAAAAGTATTTAGGACTTGCAAACAATGTCTAGCTGTTTTCACTGAAGATTCTGCAATCAGAGATCATTATGAAACAATACACAATATTCCCAAAGATCAACTTGCAGCATTTGAACATAGATTAGATATTGGGTCGAAAAACGAAGATTTTGGAATAGAG TCTCCTGATATAATAGTGAAAGAAGAACCAGAGGATTTAGAATATGAAATAGATATGTGTGATGAAGATTCTAGTGACTCGAAAAGGAGAAGGTCCTTAACGGATACCTACGATTGTGAAATGTGTCCAGAAATGTTTGTAAACAGCGATGCACTTTCAAAACATTATCGTAACATGCACAATACCGATCCAGAAAGAAtgtttaaaagattaaaacagGATGAACAGAGAAGAATGCGTGGTAAACTGAATTTCTCTTGCAAGAATTGTAGGCGACAATTTTGCACTAAAACATTATATTGGAACCATGTTGCGACTTGCAGACGAAATATACGAAAAGGA gaggaaaatttatctttacGAAATGACATGTTAAGTAGCCAAGaagaatttttgaagaataataatcaaattaaGAAAGAGGAGCCTACATcagatttaaatattcctgATTTCAATCTTTTCGAAGATATAAATCTTCAACTCTCTGGTCAGAGACCTCTCCCGAATCTTATGCCACTCACACAGAG GGCGAAATCTTCAATAAAATGTTCAAGAAAGGATTCCAGGAAAGTTTATGACGAATCAACAAATACAGAATGTGCTTGTGAAGTGTGTGGAAAACAATGGCCAGCAAAGAAACATTTATGGCAACATTTAATTCGTTTCCATCGAGCGGAAGCAGCAGTCACTTGCGGAGTATGTTTGAAACTTTGTAAAGATTATGATGATTTGGCAGAACATTTGAAAGCTGCACACGAAGCGATATTGTCAACtgaaggaaataattttacatgtaAAATTTGCGGCAG GTATCACAATGCTCGTAGTAAATTGTTATTACACACAAGTATTCACATCGGCCATCCAGGTACTAGTACTTGGTGTCCAAAATGTCGGAAAAATATTACCGATGAAGCTGCACATTCGACTACGTGTAATACGAAGACGGAAGAAGGAggacaaatgaaaaataatgaaaaagcaGAG GGAGGTCTAATAGCTGATGACGCGATAATTGAAGAAGTGGAAGAAGGGGATTTTGAATCtgaagcagaagaagaagaagcagataCGGATGAATCAGAAAGTGGTAGTAGTACCGAAGCCGAAGAAGAACATGAAACAGAAGACGAATCTAGAGCAACCGGAGAAATTACTTACAATTCAGAGAGCGAGGATTCAGAAGAACtggataatttagaaattgacGAAAAGAACGTGGAGCATTATCCTTCGAAACATCTTCCAGAATCCAAAAGTACTACAG AAACAAAGAAACACGATGCAAATTTATCGGATGATGATGGACCTCCCGTTCTCAGTCCCATGATGCCTCTGCTTCCTGAGAATATGTCTGTAGAACAGCCGATAAGTCATAAACTAGGCCCTATAGTTCCTCTAACTGAGAAAGACATGCGCGATTTATCAGAGATTCGAAATCGATCCTCCCCGAAATCTATGAATCTATATGAAAAACGGTTATCCAATAACGAATCTCCAGAGTTGGAATCTGAAACATTTGCAAATCGAAGCGATGAAGATTTTGAGGATACGAAAAACGAATCTGATGAAAACACCACCGAAGAAAATGAGGAAGAGAATGAGGATAATGAGGAGATTGAGGAAAACGATGGAATAGAATTAAACGAAGATGAAGATGTAGAACCTGGAGATAACGaggaaattgagaaaaatggGGACAGCGAACAGGTTGAAGATAACGAAGATattgaagaaatggaagagaATGAAAGGAACGAAGGAATCGACGAGTCGGAAGAAcacgaagaaaacgaagatgTTGAAGAGACAGACGAAGAAAATGAggagagagaggaaaacatGCAGTTGGATGATCTGGAAGGTGCTGTTCTAATGGTGACTGACGGGAATCAAATATTGATTCAACAAGGAATATTAGAAGACGAGAATGAGAATTCAAACCAAGAATATGTTTATTCCGCGCTTAGGTACAGTACAGAAGAGGACAGCGACGATGCAAGGAAATGA